The Mustelus asterias chromosome 23, sMusAst1.hap1.1, whole genome shotgun sequence genome window below encodes:
- the rexo5 gene encoding RNA exonuclease 5 isoform X1, whose amino-acid sequence MANNAKSPCKRKNPGERSAVEAKKKKANIQNVESPMRCHSQEQQKAVSVFTVNAESNHCAITHEQLSELINHAVLGELRSPLPSWCQIHRQKELKGVAVIVLHGVSQMHFYRYYLQFKQLRKKFRFRFSMPPPPPDDFLLRIFGTEKLLPQDKSPTVNGTSAVNGHCLMTENNSCKPSDLDKHPIIIKYGRRKRGLTSYLLSEEELTRNDYPVADIHASEGFVQSGCTAKVTDNSPLLGLDCEMCLTTKGNELTRVSLVNAEGHCVMDELVKPDNLILNYLTRFSGITKMMMMPVKTKLRDVQAKLKKILPNDAVLVGHSLNNDLKALKMIHPNVIDTSLLFARGWGQRFKLKVLVKSILGREIQSEQVVGHDASEDARAALELAQYFIDHGPMEVAKLNLENFQDKQPARESFTPQPEGRNQANGLSDHLKAKCKGVDGKPCFHSGSLLKKLCMGDQKAVLLGTKKAMKELIHQEVWHKIECGTDKEVVQQAQTEIPVASLSLSHFSSYSEYIECNLHMKIHEGLLHEKMRQKLSEMCTVYAGPFCKDFCLESVKRTFQDCGSIGSISVITETHKPYVCIEYELPESAHLAVLTLNGSILDGFLITVQRPIKENTLDCDTVLWKLEKDITSQAVIYVSGIQQTMTKEELSEKFSKFGRVEGVICLGDNKADAKPEDCFIKYGSSESAAKAQVAMNGQEVRKRRLNVLRALTPYHLQTWASQRSHTAVSPKTSDPVPSDRKSFERRTAKLSQCEGELKDVMRTIDRRVGRLFKALTDNTLCMVLLPGTNSAQCSAPGLCLLEMKQNP is encoded by the exons GCTGTTTCAGTTTTCACTGTCAATGCGGAaagtaaccactgcgccatcaccCACGAGCAGCTCTCCGAGCTAATAAACCATGCTGTATTGGGAGAACTGAGAAGCCCTTTGCCCAG CTGGTGCCAAATTCACAGACAGAAAGAACTTAAAGGAGTAGCAGTTATTGTTCTACATGGAGTGAGTCAGATGCACTTCTACAGATACTACCTCCAATTTAAGCAGCTGAGGAAAAAGTTCCGATTC CGATTTAGcatgccccctcctcctcctgatgATTTTCTGCTTCGTATTTTTGGAACTGAGAAACTGCTCCCACAAGACAAAAGTCCAACAGTCAATG GCACCTCTGCAGTGAACGGTCATTGCCTTATGACAGAGAATAATAGCTGCAAACCATCAGATCTTGACAAACATCCCATCATTATTAAATATGGCAGAAGGAAACGAGGCTTAACCAGTTACTTACTGAGTGAAGAAGAGCTGACTAGGAATGATTATCCAGTCGCAG ATATTCATGCCTCTGAAGGATTTGTCCAGAGTGGATGTACAGCCAAAGTAACTGACAACAGCCCATTGTTGGGCCTCGACTGTGAAATG TGCCTGACTACGAAAGGGAATGAGCTGACCCGTGTCTCTCTTGTCAATGCAGAGGGACACTGTGTGATGGACGAACTGGTGAAGCCCGACAACCTAATCCTCAACTACCTCACCAG GTTCTCTGGTATTACGAAGATGATGATGATGCCAGTGAAAACAAAGCTGAGAGATGTTCAAGCCAAGCTGAAGAAGATCTTACCTAATGATGCTGTGCTTGTGGGCCATTCTTTAAATAATGACTTGAAGGCTTTGAAA ATGATTCATCCAAATGTTATTGACACATCACTGCTTTTTGCCAGAGGCTGGGGTCAAAGGTTTAAGTTGAAAGTTTTGGTAAAAAGCATTCTTGG GCGGGAAATTCAGTCAGAGCAAGTGGTTGGCCATGATGCATCTGAAGACGCAAGAGCAGCTTTGGAGTTGGCGCAATATTTCATCGACCACGGACCCATGGAG GTAGCAAAGCTGAACCTGGAGAATTTTCAAGACAAACAGCCAGCAAGAGAGAGTTTCACACCCCAGCCTGAAGGCAGAAATCAGGCAAATGGGTTGTCAGATCATCTGAAAGCAAAATGCAAAGGGGTGGATGGCAAGCCATGCTTCCACAGTGGCAG CTTGCTAAAGAAGCTGTGTATGGGTGATCAGAAAGCAGTGCTATTAGGCACAAAGAAAGCAATGAAGGAGTTGATACACCAGGAAGTCTGGCATAAAATTGAATGTGGAACAGACAAAGAG GTTGTCCAACAAGCTCAGACTGAAATCCCAGTTGCCTCTTTAAGCTTAAGTCACTTTTCGTCTTATTCTGAATATATTGAGTGTAATCTACACATGAAAATTCACGAGGGATTACTTCATGAAAAG ATGAGACAGAAGTTGTCAGAAATGTGTACAGTGTACGCTGGTCCATTCTGTAAGGATTTCTGTTTAGAATCTGTGAAACGAACATTCCAAGACTGTGGTTCCATCGGTTCCATCAGTgttatcacagaaacacacaag CCCTATGTGTgcattgaatatgagctccctgaaagTGCACATCTTGCTGTGCTAACATTGAACGGAAGTATTCTGGACGGATTCCTCATTACG GTTCAAAGACCGATTAAAGAAAACACACTAGATTGCGACACTGTCCTGTGGAAGCTGGAAAAGGATATCACAAGCCAAGCAGTTATTTATGTGTCAGGAATTCAACAGACCATGACAAAGGAAGAGCTCAGTGAGAAATTTAGCAAGTTTGGCCGGGTTGAAGGTGTAATCTGCCTCGGTGATAATAAAGCTGATGCAAAGCCTGAGGATTGTTTTATAA AATATGGAAGCTCGGAGAGTGCTGCAAAGGCCCAGGTGGCAATGAATGGGCAAGAAGTGAGGAAACGAAGACTAAACGTGCTGAGAGCTCTCACTCCCTATCACCTTCAGACCTGGGCTTCTCAAAGGTCTCACACTGCAGTGAGCCCCAAGACCTCTGATCCTGTGCCGTCAGACAGAAAGTCCTTCGAGAGGAGGACAGCGAAGCTTTCTCAATGT GAGGGAGAACTGAAAGATGTGATGAGGACAATAGATCGGCGTGTGGGGCGACTCTTCAAGGCTTTAACCGACAACACACTCTGCATGGTCCTACTGCCGGGAACAAACAG TGCTCAATGCTCAGCGCCTGGGCTGTGTCTCCTCGAAATGAAGCAGAATCCTTAA
- the rexo5 gene encoding RNA exonuclease 5 isoform X2 — protein sequence MANNAKSPCKRKNPGERSAVEAKKKKANIQNVESPMRCHSQEQQKAVSVFTVNAESNHCAITHEQLSELINHAVLGELRSPLPSWCQIHRQKELKGVAVIVLHGVSQMHFYRYYLQFKQLRKKFRFRFSMPPPPPDDFLLRIFGTEKLLPQDKSPTVNGTSAVNGHCLMTENNSCKPSDLDKHPIIIKYGRRKRGLTSYLLSEEELTRNDYPVADIHASEGFVQSGCTAKVTDNSPLLGLDCEMCLTTKGNELTRVSLVNAEGHCVMDELVKPDNLILNYLTRREIQSEQVVGHDASEDARAALELAQYFIDHGPMEVAKLNLENFQDKQPARESFTPQPEGRNQANGLSDHLKAKCKGVDGKPCFHSGSLLKKLCMGDQKAVLLGTKKAMKELIHQEVWHKIECGTDKEVVQQAQTEIPVASLSLSHFSSYSEYIECNLHMKIHEGLLHEKMRQKLSEMCTVYAGPFCKDFCLESVKRTFQDCGSIGSISVITETHKPYVCIEYELPESAHLAVLTLNGSILDGFLITVQRPIKENTLDCDTVLWKLEKDITSQAVIYVSGIQQTMTKEELSEKFSKFGRVEGVICLGDNKADAKPEDCFIKYGSSESAAKAQVAMNGQEVRKRRLNVLRALTPYHLQTWASQRSHTAVSPKTSDPVPSDRKSFERRTAKLSQCEGELKDVMRTIDRRVGRLFKALTDNTLCMVLLPGTNSAQCSAPGLCLLEMKQNP from the exons GCTGTTTCAGTTTTCACTGTCAATGCGGAaagtaaccactgcgccatcaccCACGAGCAGCTCTCCGAGCTAATAAACCATGCTGTATTGGGAGAACTGAGAAGCCCTTTGCCCAG CTGGTGCCAAATTCACAGACAGAAAGAACTTAAAGGAGTAGCAGTTATTGTTCTACATGGAGTGAGTCAGATGCACTTCTACAGATACTACCTCCAATTTAAGCAGCTGAGGAAAAAGTTCCGATTC CGATTTAGcatgccccctcctcctcctgatgATTTTCTGCTTCGTATTTTTGGAACTGAGAAACTGCTCCCACAAGACAAAAGTCCAACAGTCAATG GCACCTCTGCAGTGAACGGTCATTGCCTTATGACAGAGAATAATAGCTGCAAACCATCAGATCTTGACAAACATCCCATCATTATTAAATATGGCAGAAGGAAACGAGGCTTAACCAGTTACTTACTGAGTGAAGAAGAGCTGACTAGGAATGATTATCCAGTCGCAG ATATTCATGCCTCTGAAGGATTTGTCCAGAGTGGATGTACAGCCAAAGTAACTGACAACAGCCCATTGTTGGGCCTCGACTGTGAAATG TGCCTGACTACGAAAGGGAATGAGCTGACCCGTGTCTCTCTTGTCAATGCAGAGGGACACTGTGTGATGGACGAACTGGTGAAGCCCGACAACCTAATCCTCAACTACCTCACCAG GCGGGAAATTCAGTCAGAGCAAGTGGTTGGCCATGATGCATCTGAAGACGCAAGAGCAGCTTTGGAGTTGGCGCAATATTTCATCGACCACGGACCCATGGAG GTAGCAAAGCTGAACCTGGAGAATTTTCAAGACAAACAGCCAGCAAGAGAGAGTTTCACACCCCAGCCTGAAGGCAGAAATCAGGCAAATGGGTTGTCAGATCATCTGAAAGCAAAATGCAAAGGGGTGGATGGCAAGCCATGCTTCCACAGTGGCAG CTTGCTAAAGAAGCTGTGTATGGGTGATCAGAAAGCAGTGCTATTAGGCACAAAGAAAGCAATGAAGGAGTTGATACACCAGGAAGTCTGGCATAAAATTGAATGTGGAACAGACAAAGAG GTTGTCCAACAAGCTCAGACTGAAATCCCAGTTGCCTCTTTAAGCTTAAGTCACTTTTCGTCTTATTCTGAATATATTGAGTGTAATCTACACATGAAAATTCACGAGGGATTACTTCATGAAAAG ATGAGACAGAAGTTGTCAGAAATGTGTACAGTGTACGCTGGTCCATTCTGTAAGGATTTCTGTTTAGAATCTGTGAAACGAACATTCCAAGACTGTGGTTCCATCGGTTCCATCAGTgttatcacagaaacacacaag CCCTATGTGTgcattgaatatgagctccctgaaagTGCACATCTTGCTGTGCTAACATTGAACGGAAGTATTCTGGACGGATTCCTCATTACG GTTCAAAGACCGATTAAAGAAAACACACTAGATTGCGACACTGTCCTGTGGAAGCTGGAAAAGGATATCACAAGCCAAGCAGTTATTTATGTGTCAGGAATTCAACAGACCATGACAAAGGAAGAGCTCAGTGAGAAATTTAGCAAGTTTGGCCGGGTTGAAGGTGTAATCTGCCTCGGTGATAATAAAGCTGATGCAAAGCCTGAGGATTGTTTTATAA AATATGGAAGCTCGGAGAGTGCTGCAAAGGCCCAGGTGGCAATGAATGGGCAAGAAGTGAGGAAACGAAGACTAAACGTGCTGAGAGCTCTCACTCCCTATCACCTTCAGACCTGGGCTTCTCAAAGGTCTCACACTGCAGTGAGCCCCAAGACCTCTGATCCTGTGCCGTCAGACAGAAAGTCCTTCGAGAGGAGGACAGCGAAGCTTTCTCAATGT GAGGGAGAACTGAAAGATGTGATGAGGACAATAGATCGGCGTGTGGGGCGACTCTTCAAGGCTTTAACCGACAACACACTCTGCATGGTCCTACTGCCGGGAACAAACAG TGCTCAATGCTCAGCGCCTGGGCTGTGTCTCCTCGAAATGAAGCAGAATCCTTAA